In Panicum virgatum strain AP13 chromosome 5K, P.virgatum_v5, whole genome shotgun sequence, the genomic window ATCTCTTAAAAAGCTAATACCGGACAATAGCgagctattagcgggctatTTTGTACCTTGTTAATAATTTATTAGTGCTAAAGTGGATAATTTAGAAGCTTATGGGTTCTTCATGGTTTTCAATttagatgtgggtaatttagatgcaGATTTTAAGGGTTGTTTCAGTTTATTTTGATAATAGGATTTGTGGGCAATTTATATGAGGAATTAGTTCATATTATGCATGTTTGGCGGTAATTTAGAAGCAAATTGGACCCGGTGACTTTATATTATTGTCAATGATGATTAGAGCTACCAAATAAGTGCTTCTATTTTTCTAAGAGTTTTAAGGATTAATACTTTTCTCGTAAGAATTAACATGGATGCATAAAAAAGCCTTAATCAGTAGTAATAGGATAGTAAGATTtgaaagtatttttaggatttacTTCTTTTCCTACCTTATCTCATAATCATTAAAGTGGAGCCTCCAAACAAAAACCGCCAATTAGTACAATATGACCCTAGTTTGTTACTTTGCATGGTTATTTTTCATCCTAACCTCATACCATACGTTTTTGCTATGTTTATACTCTGTACACATTTGTTGTTTGCATCCTTTTCATTATCAGACTCCATGCAGATAGTATAAAATGAAATAATTACTCCATTGAAGATGACAAAAGAACTAGATAGTGGAAATAGTAAGTGCGAAATAGGGCCAATAGCACAGTAGAGCACGCACCTCTTTGATGTGATGAatctttttcttgttctccTTTAATTTGCCCCACTGCTCTAGTGCAGGGCAATCCTGAATGGTTAGGCGTTTAAGTTTAGTGAGCCGTTGTGTGCTTTCTGGCAGAGACACGATGCCATGGCAATCATAAATGTTCAGATCCTTGAGAGACACAAGGTCACATAACCATTCTGGCAAATTATTCAGGCTTTGGCAACTTCGGATTCTCAATTTTTGGAGAGTGGTGAGGTGTCCCAACCATTGCGGCAGTGATGTGATATCACAACAGAGCAGAGTAAGTTCTCGTAAGGAACAGGCTCCAATGATGTCCGATGAGCTGCTCAGATCATTGCAGTACTGAATATTTAACTCCTTGATGGCAGGAAGGTGGCGAAGCAGCTTCCACTGATGCAGAGGCGCCATGCTGGGTTTGATGAGCAGGCAAGCTAGTGAAGCAGAGGAGGTGGAAGAACCAGTGTACGGAGAACTCTCTCCCCATTGTAGTAGCACCCCGTCACTCTCTCTTATGCGCCAGGTTCCCTTCACTCTTGGTGGACGTGGGTTCAACCTCAGCTTGTGGCATCCAAATATCTCCAGCTCCTTGAGATTGGGGAACATGAACTGATCCGCAACACCGCCCTCACCCTTGGAGTACGCTGTGGTCCACTCTTCCAAACTCTCCATCCGGAACATGGAAAAATCCTCCAATCGAGTGAAAGCTTTCACACCACCGCAGAAGCCTCTGTCAATTTTTTTAATGCCAGATATTGCCACGAGTTTAAGCCTTTTTAGGTTCGGTAACTGACCAAGTGGTGGTAGGCTGCCGCACTGGGTGATGTCCCACAAAGACACACTGACAAGGTTAGGGAGATATGTAGCAATGTCCGTTAGCCATGTTGGAAAGATCACATTGTTATAACCACTTAGCTCAAAGTGTTCTAAATTGCGTGGTGGCACTAGCTCTTTCAACAATTCCATGTCCTCCACAAATCCTTTCTTTCCTGTTGTCCAAGCAAGTGTCAGTTTTACCATACTTCGCTTTTCCCTCAATTTTATCGCCCGTGCCTCTTCTACGGACTTTACGTTACCAAGGCAACGTAACTCCAACTCAGGAGGAGAGGCATTCTTAAGGCGAACAAGATTGCTGGTATGTTCACCTTCAGCAGCATGTACCACAAAATTCGGCAATGGGATCACATGCTTGTTGCTTTGCAGATTGGACATATTTATTATGCAGTCCTTCACAATTAGAAACTTCAGCATGTCCATTTCACCTACATTCTCTGGTAGCCTTTCTAGATCATAGCAACGAGTGAGGTCTAGTGTATGTAGCTTACTGAGGCTACAGAAACTATCAGGTATAGAATAAATGTCCATGTTATTGGATAAGTCTAGATGCTCTAGATTTGCGAGGGTACTGATAGTTTCAAGGAAACTACCAACAGGAcctgagtttttctttttttgaatatAAGGGTAGTTTTCTTCACCTTCTGATATCATACTGTCATGGAAACTACCAACTGGGGTTGAGTTTTCTTCACCTTCCGATACCATTGTTCGAGGGCCAAAGATATAATACTCGCAGTTTGATAAATTCAAATACCGTAGTTCAATGAGTTTGCCTATCACTTCTGGAAGCCCTCGAAGAGGTGCACTGTCTACACGATGTATCCATTCATTTTCCCTTGACAAATTCAAATATCGGAGTTTGGTAAGGCTACACAAGGCTCTTGCTATGCCATTGGCTTCAGGGCAATCAGATAAATCCAGATGAACTAAATTTTTTAGCTTCTCAAATGATTTTGGTAGTTTCCTAATTTTCTCACAACCTGATAAATCTAGATACTGCAGATCTTCCATTTCTCCAATTGATTCTGGCAGTGCTAAAATCTCAGAAGATCCACGAAGGTTAAGGTAAATTAACTTTGAGAGCTTGGTGACACAGCTAGGAATCACTCGATCCTTGATGCCTGGAGCATTGAGATACCTCAACAGCTTCAGCTGGCCAATAGAATATGGCAAGTTCTGTATGGAACATTCTGCCAAATCCAACATGCGCAGATACTTAGCACTTGAGAATCCATCAGCATCACGTCCAATTTTGGCACTTCCCAGAAAACAAAGGGCTCGAATCTTATCAGGATAAGTCACAAATGAATTCAATGGCCTTGTGCAATCTGCAAGGGACACATAGCGGTAGTTGCTTCCTCTAGCATTGTACTTTATGGTAGTATCAAGAACTTCATCCCGCATGATCAATCTTGCAAGGTCATGCACCAGATCATGCATAGTGAAAAATGTCACATTTTTGCCGTGTTGCGCATAAGACTGCAACAAAATTAAAGTAGCATGTCTTGTCAGTTTCAGTTTCctcatatataatatatatatatatatatatatatatatatatatatatatatatatatatat contains:
- the LOC120706523 gene encoding putative disease resistance protein RGA1, yielding MAEIGGMLATAVVKAAFGKVAAAAGDRVAQHRRFGKDIQYMRDALESIEALMEDAERRSVEDKSVQLWLSRLTTASYDISDIFDELEANAARKSALQKLKVLNLCLTAASKVGMADRTREVRERLENISKQRQEFSFTAGNSSYAQQVIDDRATSSEVIEVDVLGRDQDKQKVMTLLSQASSSSDFIILPIYGIGGIGKTTLAKLVFNDAHFMDYEKAWVYVSQTFDSNKVAEIIRSERQNNQTHLTNTQEPDTDPPAPKNILIVLDDLWENRAIKIDELKRSLKLLCSGRNKVHVIVTTRDAEIASKIQTTEAYAIESLSSDVCWNIIKQIVGFEDNDKESLENIGKEIAMKCQGVALAARVLGYMLRSKNFEAWVSVKENGMWNKSTTEKDYDDVLASLKLSYSSMPPDLRLCFTYCAIFPKGHKMAKDHLIYQWAALGFIESSNEDSSWLQHGEGIIKQLLGMSFLQHSNSPSSYAQHGKNVTFFTMHDLVHDLARLIMRDEVLDTTIKYNARGSNYRYVSLADCTRPLNSFVTYPDKIRALCFLGSAKIGRDADGFSSAKYLRMLDLAECSIQNLPYSIGQLKLLRYLNAPGIKDRVIPSCVTKLSKLIYLNLRGSSEILALPESIGEMEDLQYLDLSGCEKIRKLPKSFEKLKNLVHLDLSDCPEANGIARALCSLTKLRYLNLSRENEWIHRVDSAPLRGLPEVIGKLIELRYLNLSNCEYYIFGPRTMVSEGEENSTPVGSFHDSMISEGEENYPYIQKKKNSGPVGSFLETISTLANLEHLDLSNNMDIYSIPDSFCSLSKLHTLDLTRCYDLERLPENVGEMDMLKFLIVKDCIINMSNLQSNKHVIPLPNFVVHAAEGEHTSNLVRLKNASPPELELRCLGNVKSVEEARAIKLREKRSMVKLTLAWTTGKKGFVEDMELLKELVPPRNLEHFELSGYNNVIFPTWLTDIATYLPNLVSVSLWDITQCGSLPPLGQLPNLKRLKLVAISGIKKIDRGFCGGVKAFTRLEDFSMFRMESLEEWTTAYSKGEGGVADQFMFPNLKELEIFGCHKLRLNPRPPRVKGTWRIRESDGVLLQWGESSPYTGSSTSSASLACLLIKPSMAPLHQWKLLRHLPAIKELNIQYCNDLSSSSDIIGACSLRELTLLCCDITSLPQWLGHLTTLQKLRIRSCQSLNNLPEWLCDLVSLKDLNIYDCHGIVSLPESTQRLTKLKRLTIQDCPALEQWGKLKENKKKIHHIKEVRWQGKPDLLSALMYCAEEFSEE